One genomic segment of Oncorhynchus nerka isolate Pitt River linkage group LG16, Oner_Uvic_2.0, whole genome shotgun sequence includes these proteins:
- the zdhhc4 gene encoding palmitoyltransferase ZDHHC4 isoform X2, producing MLFHQRNRMFIYLHILLEGAVYTEFTYEVFGYCRDMDTTLSSLSVPYVLLVVKSCFFYLCIRREPGTVTKKRHAGQLQVYPYDKRMFHPGVCCPTCQLVKPARSKHCRVCNRCVQRFDHHCVWVNNCIGAQNTRYFLLYLLSVCAMAADMALLTVDMLLHAVVRSGILQARYIDDDGQQQQAGVLFVIQHLFLTFPRIVFMLGFLVFVFLLLAGYTMFHSYLALVNQTSNEWYKGRGNVCQHCHPSPDHFCGLPASDQSKRWFYSRGVLRNLGEIFFPLRPVQKKDN from the exons GAACAGAATGTTTATCTATCTCCATATCTTACTGGAGGGGGCCGTGTACACAGAGTTCACCTATGAGGTGTTTGGATACTGCAGGGACATGGACACCACTCTCTCCAGCCTATCAGTCCCTTATGTTCTACTGGTGGTCAAATCCTGCTTCTTCTACCTCTGCATTAGAAGGGAACCTG GTACAGTTACAAAGAAGCGACATGCTGGTCAGCTCCAGGTATACCCATATGACAAGAGGATGTTCCACCCAGGAGTCTGCTGTCCAACGTGTCAGCTGGTCAAACCTGCTCGCTCAAAACACTGTA GAGTCTGCAATAGGTGTGTGCAGCGCTTCGACCACCACTGTGTCTGGGTCAACAACTGCATCGGCGCTCAGAACACCCGGTACTTCCTTCTCTACCTGCTGAGTGTGTGTGCCATGGCAGCAGACATGGCACTACTGACGGTGGACATGTTACTGCACGCTGTGGTGCGGTCAGGCATCCTACAAGCCCGTTACATAGATGATgatgggcagcagcagcaggcagggGTGCTCTTTGTCATACAG CACCTGTTCCTGACCTTCCCCAGGATCGTGTTTATGCTGGGCTTCCTGGTCTTCGTCTTCCTGCTCCTGGCAGGCTACACCATGTTCCACTCCTACCTAGCTCTGGTCAACCAGACCTCCAACGAGTGGTACAAGGGACGAGGGAATGTCTGCCAGCACTGCCACCCCTCACCTGACCACTTCTGTGGTCTGCCAGCCTCTGACCAGTCCAAAAGGTGGTTCTATAGTAGAGGGGTGCTTAGAAACCTGGGGGAGATATTTTTCCCCCTCCGCCCCGTGCAGAAAAAAGATAATTGA
- the pgp gene encoding glycerol-3-phosphate phosphatase — protein sequence MAVSKCTRLNGPLIKQMLDSVDSVLFDCDGVIWRGDQAIPGAPDVINLLKKNGKKVFFVTNNSTKTRKMYADKMALMGFNATEDEVFGTAYCSAMYLKHVSRLQGKVYLIGSNAMRQELEKVGIQQTGVGPDPISGVQIDWANVPLDPEVKAVVVGFDEHFSYMKLNRALQYLNNPDCLLVGTNTDTRLPLEGGKAVPGTGCILKAVETAAQRQAQTVGKPNHFMYDCVASQFGLDRTRCLMVGDRLDTDILLGSNCGLKTLLTLTGVSTVADAEAHQESGCPKRLGMVPDYYVESIAELLPALQG from the exons ATGGCTGTGTCAAAATGCACCCGGCTGAACGGTCCCTTAATAAAGCAAATGTTAGATTCTGTGGACAGTGTCCTCTTCGACTGTGATGGTGTCATCTGGCGAGGTGATCAGGCAATCCCTGGCGCCCCTGACGTTATCAACCTGCTCAAGAAGAATGGAAAGAAAGTGTTTTTCGTCACCAACAACAGCACTAAAACTAGAAAGATGTATGCAGACAAAATGGCATTGATGGGATTCAACGCAACTGAAGATGAAGTGTTTGGAACGGCGTACTGCTCTGCAATGTACCTAAAACATGTATCCAGACTACAGGGCAAAGTGTATCTCATAGGAAGCAATGCAATGAGGCAGGAACTAGAAAAGGTTGGGATCCAGCAGACCGGTGTGGGGCCTGATCCGATATCAGGTGTCCAGATCGATTGGGCAAACGTGCCCCTGGACCCTGAGGTGAAGGCTGTGGTTGTTGGGTTTGATGAGCACTTCAGTTACATGAAACTGAACAgagccctgcagtacctcaacaacCCTGACTGTCTACTGGTGGGAACCAACACTGACACTAGACTGCCCCTGGAAGGAGGCAAAGCTGTCCCAG GGACAGGCTGCATCCTGAAGGCTGTGGAGACCGCAGCCCAGCGCCAGGCCCAGACGGTGGGAAAGCCCAACCACTTCATGTACGACTGTGTGGCCAGCCAGTTCGGCCTGGACCGCACCCGCTGCCTCATGGTGGGGGACCGGTTGGACACGGACATCCTGCTAGGGTCCAACTGTGGCCTGAAGACCCTGCTGACCCTGACCGGGGTGTCCACTGTGGCCGACGCTGAGGCCCATCAGGAGAGTGGCTGTCCAAAACGCCTTGGGATGGTGCCTGACTACTACGTAGAGAGTATTGCAGAACTCCTGCCTGCTCTACAAGGATAA
- the bricd5 gene encoding BRICHOS domain-containing protein 5, which translates to MVRCWKRSETTGLEDSQRMDEGPTVSCQFPHKAFWVTLSATLLLVIIALGVRGHLWVRQPDAQVVRITVPDLTGTLIKQSALVDKHNDLVTYTVTSPANHTSTVLFDVKHGLICYKPMNQENCYLSKMEKSDYENMQSLLQQSMQTEVLLGNETQRQTEFLGVMGGSQVDVSTLEEPLQALCRHSSIHWTRRQDGPGKQRLVYFCIDICFPSNICVSVCFYYLPE; encoded by the exons ATGGTGAGGTGTTGGAAACGTTCAGAAACCACCGGGTTGGAGGATTCACAACGCATG GACGAGGGTCCAACAGTGTCCTGCCAGTTCCCACACAAGGCATTCTGGGTGACCCTCAGTGCCACTCTCCTCCTGGTCATCATCGCCCTCGGTGTCAGGGGGCATCTATGGGTCAGACAGCCCGACGCACAG GTTGTCAGAATCACAGTTCCGGATCTGACTGGAACCCTGATCAAACAATCAGCATTGGTGGACAAGCACAACGACCTGGTGACCTATACTGTGACCTCACCGGCCAACCACACATCCACCGTGCTCTTTGACGTCAAACAT GGTTTGATATGTTACAAACCTATGAACCAGGAGAATTGCTACCTGAGTAAGATGGAGAAATCTGACTATGAAAACATGCAGTCCCTTCTCCAGCAGTCAATGCAAACG GAGGTGTTGTTGGGGAATgagacccagagacagacagagttccTGGGGGTGATGGGGGGCAGTCAGGTTGATGTGTCCACCCTGGAGGAGCCTCTACAGGCCCTGTGTCGACACAGCTCCATCCACTGGACCAGGAGACAAGACG gtcCAGGTAAACAGCGTCTGGTCTACTTCTGTATTGACATCTGCTTCCCTAGTAacatctgtgtgtctgtctgcttctACTACCTGCCGGAGTGA
- the mlst8 gene encoding target of rapamycin complex subunit lst8 — protein MNVNQGQGTVGSDPVILATAGYDHTVRFWQAHSGICTRTVQHQDSQVNSLEVTPDRSMIAAAGYQHIRMYDLNSNNPNPVINYDGVSKNITSVGFHEDGRWMYTGGEDCMARIWDLRSRNLQCQRIFQVNAPINCVCLHPNQAELIVGDQSGVIHIWDLKTDHNEQLIPEPEVSINSVHIDPDASYMAAVNSSGNCYVWNLAGGMGDEVTQLIPKTKIPAHKRYSLRCKFSPDSTLLATCSADQTCKIWRTSNFSLMTELSIKSNNPGETSRGWMWDCAFSGDSQYIVTASSDNLARLWCVETGEIKREYSGHQKAVVCLAFNDSVLG, from the exons ATGAACGTGAACCAGGGTCAGGGAACAGTGGGGAGTGACCCGGTGATTCTGGCCACTGCTGGATATGACCACACAGTGCGGTTCTGGCAGGCCCACAGCGGCATATGCACCAGGACAGTCCAGCACCAGGACTCT CAAGTGAACTCCCTCGAAGTTACTCCCGACAGAAGTATGATTGCTGCTGCAG GTTATCAACACATTCGTATGTATGATCTAAATTCCAACAACCCAAACCCGGTCATAAACTATGATGGAGTCAGTAAGAACATTACGTCAGTGGGCTTCCATGAGGACGGCCGCTGGATGtacacaggaggagaggactgcATGGCTCGCATCTGGGACCTGAG GTCAAGGAACCTGCAATGTCAGAGGATCTTTCAGGTCAATGCTCCCATCAACTGTGTATGCCTCCATCCCAACCAG GCTGAATTGATCGTGGGGGACCAGAGCGGTGTGATCCATATCTGGGATCTGAAGACCGATCACAACGAGCAGCTTATTCCTGAACCAGAAGTGTCCATCAACTCAGTCCACATTGACCCAGACGCCAGCTACATGGCAGCAGTCAATAGCTCG GGAAACTGTTACGTTTGGAACCTGGCAGGAGGGATGGGTGACGAGGTGACACAGCTCATCCCCAAAACCAAGATCCCCGCTCATAAGCGCTACTCCCTCCGCTGCAAATTTAGTCCTGATTCCAC TCTGCTGGCGACCTGCTCGGCGGACCAGACGTGTAAGATCTGGAGAACATCTAACTTCTCTCTGATGACGGAGCTGAGCATCAAGAGTAATAACCCTGGAGAGACATCCCGAGGTTGGATGTGGGACTGTGCTTTCTCTGGAGACTCACAGTACATTGTAACAG CCTCCTCTGACAACCTGGCACGGCTGTGGTGTGTGGAGACTGGTGAGATCAAGAGGGAGTACAGCGGCCATCAGAAAGCTGTGGTGTGTCTGGCCTTTAACGACAGCGTGCTGGGCTGA